The nucleotide sequence CGCTCTGTACTCCTAGTATAGACCCTTTTTTGTCATTGTAAACCTGGATTAGTTGTTTTAGAGCTGGTTTTTCAGGGTTATAGACAATATCATCTCCTAATAATACGGCAAAGGGCTCATCGCCTACAAAGGATCTAGCGCAAAGTATTGCATGACCTAATCCCTTAGGTTCTTTTTGCCTTACGTAGTTAATATCTACCATATTGGAAATGTCTTCTACTAATTGCAGAAGCTCATCCTTGCCTTTTTCTTTTAGTTCAAGTTCTAATTCTATGGATTTGTCAAAGTGATCTTCTAAAGCTCTTTTGCTCCGTCCAGTAACGACGATAATCTCTTCGATTCCAGACGCAATAGCTTCCTCAATGATATATTGTATGGTGGGCTTGTCTACAATAGGAAGCATCTCCTTTGGCATTGCTTTCGTAGCTGGCAAGAATCGAGTTCCTAAACCAGCAGCTGGTATGACTGCTTTGCGAACGTGCATGGTTATTTCTCTCCTTTGCGGTGATTTTATGGTTGTATTTTTTATTCTAACATATAGTTTGTTCTTGTTCAGCAGAAAGCGGAAAGCAGAAAGCTGAAATTTGGTCACCTTCGGTGACTTCATACTGCATTTTTCAATGTTTTAAGCTAATAAAATTTCCCTTTAGCTTTGGTTGCAGGTTTCTTCGATTTTTAATCTTTTTAATTTTGTTTTGTTGAAACTATAAAACCGTTTAGCAATTTTCCTACTATATTAGCTTGAGTTACTATATCGCTGTATGTGTTTTTATCCATGTACTCTAGGTCTTTTGCTAACAAAATTTGATATTTTAGCTCTTCTAAAGAACCTCGTGCAATTAGTAGGAATCTCTGTAATTCCTTAGCTGTCCCTCTTGCCTTACCTTCAATTATATTACTAGGAATTGATACTGCTGCTCTTCTTATTTGAGATGTCAATCCGTATAGCTCTTCTTTAGGGAATGTCTTGGTAACTGCATATATTCTAAGTACAAGCTCATGTGCCTCTTGCCAAACTTTTAAGCTATGTGTAGCACCATACATAGGCAACCTCCTATAAATTCGAGATTAAAAAAGAAGTATTTAAGATTGCACCGCATATCTCACCGTAGGCAAGTATTCATATTCTGGCTTTGCACTTTCCGCTAGAGTTCCGCTGTCCGCATTCAGCTTTCAGCTAAGAGGTCATTTCTTCTACGAATTCTCAAACGTGTG is from Alkalibaculum bacchi and encodes:
- the galU gene encoding UTP--glucose-1-phosphate uridylyltransferase GalU codes for the protein MHVRKAVIPAAGLGTRFLPATKAMPKEMLPIVDKPTIQYIIEEAIASGIEEIIVVTGRSKRALEDHFDKSIELELELKEKGKDELLQLVEDISNMVDINYVRQKEPKGLGHAILCARSFVGDEPFAVLLGDDIVYNPEKPALKQLIQVYNDKKGSILGVQSVKREDVNKYGIVSGKQIEDRLFTVDDLIEKPSIEEAPTNVAILGRYIISPEIFPILERTGKGAGGEIQLTDALKQLAKQESMYAYDFQGKRYDVGNKLGFLEATVEFALRREDLQEEFRDYLKGLNL
- a CDS encoding four helix bundle protein codes for the protein MYGATHSLKVWQEAHELVLRIYAVTKTFPKEELYGLTSQIRRAAVSIPSNIIEGKARGTAKELQRFLLIARGSLEELKYQILLAKDLEYMDKNTYSDIVTQANIVGKLLNGFIVSTKQN